The following are encoded together in the Streptomyces flavofungini genome:
- a CDS encoding response regulator — MAIRVLLVDDQPLLRTGFRMILEAEQDIAVVGEAGDGLQALDQVRALQPDVVLMDIRMPRMDGVEATRQITGPGRDGPAKVLVLTTFDLDEYVVEALRAGASGFLLKDAPANELVQAIRVVAAGEAMLAPSITRRLLDKYAGHLPSGDEPVPDTLHTLTDREVEVLKLVARGLSNAEIAADLFVSETTVKTHVGHVLTKLGLRDRVQAAVYAYESGLVRPGAQ; from the coding sequence GTGGCCATCCGCGTCCTACTGGTCGATGACCAGCCGCTGCTGCGCACGGGTTTCCGGATGATCCTGGAGGCCGAGCAGGACATCGCGGTCGTCGGCGAGGCCGGAGACGGTCTGCAGGCTCTGGACCAGGTGCGGGCGTTGCAGCCCGATGTCGTCCTGATGGACATCCGCATGCCGCGGATGGACGGGGTCGAGGCGACCCGGCAGATCACGGGGCCCGGCCGGGACGGCCCGGCGAAGGTCCTCGTCCTGACCACGTTCGACCTCGACGAGTACGTGGTGGAGGCGCTGCGCGCGGGCGCCAGCGGCTTCCTCCTGAAGGACGCGCCGGCGAACGAGCTGGTCCAGGCGATCCGGGTGGTCGCCGCGGGCGAGGCGATGCTCGCGCCGAGCATCACCCGCCGACTGCTCGACAAGTACGCCGGGCACCTGCCCTCGGGCGACGAGCCGGTCCCGGACACGCTGCACACCCTCACCGACCGCGAGGTCGAGGTCCTGAAGCTGGTCGCGCGCGGGCTGTCCAACGCGGAGATCGCGGCGGACCTCTTCGTCAGCGAGACCACGGTGAAGACGCACGTGGGGCACGTCCTGACGAAGCTGGGTCTGCGCGACCGCGTGCAGGCCGCGGTGTACGCGTACGAGAGCGGCCTGGTCAGGCCCGGAGCGCAGTAG
- a CDS encoding ABC transporter substrate-binding protein, with the protein MKMRNQWLALPLTSGLAATLLTGCGSESGGSAADSDSVVVGMSDDVLATDPASGYDPGSWLLFNNVFQSLLSFPNGATQPEPEAARKCRFTDQQTKVFTCTLRDGLKFSNGNDLTSKDVKYSFDRVREINDKTGPALMFPMLDEVETPDAKTVVFKLKFPDATFPSKIASGAGSIVDHREYPKDKLRADSEAVGSGPYKLDSFDKEEAVFSVNSGYKGTAKTRNDGVTLRFFHGDRKALKQAITDHDIDVAYRGLAAADIADFEKGTSDTKTEVVEGTSAEVQHLVFNMKDPMAGKPGVRKAIAYLLDREALVDQVYQGTATPLYSIVPAGIGGHNTAFFDTYGARPQRDKAAAALRGAGIEGKAKLTLWSTPSRYGPATDEELGAIAKQLNASGLFEADVKSVEFEQYEKDIEAGKYGVYVKGWVPDYPDPDNFTQPFFGKGNVLSNHYENSTITGKIIPATAAQSDRNSTDKDYGKLQDIVAAEVPVLPVWQAKQYAVVQENVYGVESCLDASTVFRFWELSKD; encoded by the coding sequence GTGAAAATGCGCAACCAGTGGCTGGCCCTGCCCCTCACCTCCGGCCTGGCCGCCACCCTGCTGACGGGCTGTGGATCGGAGTCGGGCGGCTCCGCCGCGGACAGCGACTCCGTGGTGGTGGGGATGTCCGACGACGTCCTCGCCACCGACCCGGCGTCCGGTTACGACCCGGGCTCGTGGCTGCTGTTCAACAACGTCTTCCAGTCACTGCTCAGCTTCCCCAACGGCGCCACCCAGCCGGAGCCGGAGGCCGCGCGCAAGTGCCGCTTCACCGACCAGCAGACCAAGGTCTTCACCTGCACGCTGCGCGACGGTCTGAAGTTCAGCAACGGCAACGACCTGACCTCGAAGGACGTCAAGTACTCCTTCGACCGCGTGCGCGAGATCAACGACAAGACCGGCCCGGCGCTCATGTTCCCGATGCTCGACGAGGTCGAGACGCCGGACGCCAAGACGGTCGTCTTCAAGCTGAAGTTCCCCGACGCGACCTTCCCGAGCAAGATCGCCTCGGGCGCCGGTTCGATCGTCGACCACCGTGAGTACCCCAAGGACAAGCTCCGCGCCGACAGCGAGGCCGTGGGCTCGGGGCCGTACAAGCTCGACTCGTTCGACAAGGAGGAGGCGGTCTTCTCCGTCAACTCCGGCTACAAGGGCACCGCGAAGACCCGCAACGACGGCGTCACGCTGCGCTTCTTCCACGGCGACCGCAAGGCCCTGAAGCAGGCGATCACCGACCACGACATCGACGTCGCCTACCGAGGCCTGGCCGCCGCGGACATCGCCGACTTCGAGAAGGGCACCTCCGACACCAAGACGGAGGTCGTCGAGGGCACCAGCGCCGAAGTGCAGCACCTGGTGTTCAACATGAAGGACCCGATGGCCGGCAAGCCCGGCGTGCGCAAGGCCATCGCCTACCTCCTCGACCGCGAGGCGCTGGTCGACCAGGTGTACCAGGGCACGGCGACGCCGCTGTACTCGATCGTCCCGGCCGGCATCGGCGGCCACAACACCGCCTTCTTCGACACCTACGGCGCCCGCCCGCAGCGTGACAAGGCGGCGGCCGCCCTGCGCGGAGCCGGCATCGAGGGCAAGGCCAAGCTGACGCTCTGGTCCACGCCGTCCCGCTACGGCCCGGCCACCGACGAGGAGCTGGGCGCGATAGCCAAGCAGCTCAACGCCAGCGGCCTGTTCGAGGCCGACGTGAAGTCCGTCGAGTTCGAGCAGTACGAGAAGGACATCGAGGCCGGCAAGTACGGCGTCTACGTCAAGGGCTGGGTGCCGGACTACCCGGACCCGGACAACTTCACGCAGCCGTTCTTCGGCAAGGGCAACGTCCTGTCGAACCACTACGAGAACAGCACCATCACCGGGAAGATCATCCCGGCCACGGCCGCGCAGAGCGACCGCAACTCCACGGACAAGGACTACGGCAAGCTCCAGGACATCGTCGCCGCCGAGGTGCCCGTCCTGCCGGTCTGGCAGGCCAAGCAGTACGCGGTCGTCCAGGAGAACGTCTACGGCGTGGAGTCCTGCCTGGACGCGTCGACCGTCTTCCGCTTCTGGGAGCTCAGCAAGGACTGA